One window of the Rhodococcus sovatensis genome contains the following:
- a CDS encoding alpha/beta hydrolase: protein MSEWASHAVVLPGTGSDAQFAAAAFAPALSSVGTSAVAVEPDPNGVVASYEAALDAAASEHGQIIIGGISIGAAVAVAWASRNPGRACAILAALPPWIGAPGDAPAAASARYTSQRLLDDGLVATTAEMVASTPEWLAETLTRSWRSQWPDLPAALIEASAYTAPDRELLARLRVPTAIVAAVDDPIHPYDVARIWHAEIPGSSLSTVTLADIGTDPGIIGARSVGALSASLGQQDSPNPSSP from the coding sequence ATGAGCGAATGGGCATCACACGCCGTCGTGCTGCCCGGTACGGGGAGCGATGCGCAGTTCGCTGCGGCTGCCTTTGCACCGGCACTGTCTTCGGTCGGAACGTCCGCGGTGGCGGTCGAACCCGATCCGAACGGTGTCGTTGCATCGTACGAAGCAGCTCTCGATGCTGCGGCTTCCGAACACGGCCAGATCATCATCGGTGGAATCTCGATCGGTGCTGCGGTCGCGGTGGCGTGGGCGTCACGCAACCCCGGCCGTGCGTGCGCGATCCTGGCGGCGCTCCCGCCCTGGATCGGTGCGCCGGGTGACGCTCCGGCGGCCGCGAGCGCTCGATACACCTCGCAACGACTCCTCGACGATGGCCTGGTTGCCACCACTGCCGAGATGGTCGCGTCGACTCCGGAGTGGCTGGCCGAGACGCTCACGCGGTCGTGGCGGTCGCAGTGGCCCGATTTACCTGCAGCGTTGATCGAAGCATCTGCGTATACGGCGCCTGATCGAGAACTACTGGCCCGCTTGCGCGTGCCGACAGCGATCGTGGCCGCAGTCGACGATCCGATCCACCCGTACGACGTTGCCCGGATCTGGCACGCCGAGATACCCGGGTCCTCGTTGTCCACCGTCACCCTCGCGGACATCGGAACCGACCCGGGAATAATCGGGGCGCGCTCCGTCGGAGCTCTGTCGGCCTCGCTCGGACAGCAGGACTCCCCCAACCCCAGCTCGCCGTAA